CGAGCCCGGTCGGCGTGCGCCCGCCGTGCGTGAACACCTCCCAGCCGCACGCGGGGTCGTCGGCCGCGCGGCGGCGCGCGTCGATCGCCACCACCACGCACTGCGACCCGAAGCGCTCGGCCGCCTCGCGCACGGAGCCGGGGCGCGCGACGGCCGCGGTGTTGATCGACACCTTGTCGGCACCTGCCTTGAGCAGCGCGCGCACGTCGTCGACCGTGCGCACGCCGCCCCCCACGGTGAGCGGCATGAAGACGCGCTCGGCGGTGCGTGCGACCACGTCCAGGATGATTGGGCGCTCCTCGTGCGAGGCGGTGATGTCGAGGAAGGTGAGCTCATCGGCGCCCTCGGCGTCGTAGCGGGCGGCCGCCTCGACCGGGTCGCCCGCGTCGGCGAGGTCGACGAAGCGCACACCCTTCACCACGCGCCCGCCCTTCACGTCGAGGCAGGGGATGATGCGGCGGGCGAGCATCAGGCGGCCTCCGCGACGGCGAGCGCATCGGCCAGGCGGACGGCGCCCGTGTAGAGCG
This genomic window from Deltaproteobacteria bacterium contains:
- the hisF gene encoding imidazole glycerol phosphate synthase subunit HisF, producing the protein MLARRIIPCLDVKGGRVVKGVRFVDLADAGDPVEAAARYDAEGADELTFLDITASHEERPIILDVVARTAERVFMPLTVGGGVRTVDDVRALLKAGADKVSINTAAVARPGSVREAAERFGSQCVVVAIDARRRAADDPACGWEVFTHGGRTPTGLDAVEWAARMEGAGAGEILLTSMDRDGTRLGYDLELTRAVVDRVGIPVIASGGAGTLEHLYDGLTAGGASAALVASLFHYGEHTVREAKTYLRERGVAVRP